ATAATAACTTTTTAAGTATTAAATACATTATAAATGTATTTACAAGTTGAAATACAAAATCCCAGTCTAAACTTACAAAGCTTTTGTACATCGTAATCCTCCCTTCTGCTAATTGCTCCACTTTCTTTTATTAGGAGATGATTCCATCTCCTATTTTTATTATCCTAAAAACTTCATTAGTGGATTAGCAAATAAAAGAAGCATTGCTATAACTAGACCATAGATACCAGTTGACTCTGCAACCGCTGCTCCTAAAAGCATAGTCTTTATTATATCTCCTTGTGCTTCTGGTTGCTTTCCAACAGCCTCTGCACCTTTACCTGCTGCAAACCCTTGTCCTATACCTGCTCCTATACCTGCTATCATTGCTAAACCTGCTCCCATAGCTGATCCTGCTAAAACTATCGCTTTTGCCATTTCCATTTTAAATTCCTCCTAATCATTTTTATGTATTTTCTATATAATTCTTTAATCAATAGCACCTGAAACAAAAACCATTGTAAGCATTATAAATATAAATGCTTGAAGTACTCCAGAGAATAAATCAAAATAAATATGAAGTACTGATGGTATACCTACCTGAAGTATTGGTATACCTATACCTATCAAACCACTTAAATACGCAAGTAGTTGATATAAAAGCATCATTATAACCAT
The window above is part of the Tepidibacter aestuarii genome. Proteins encoded here:
- the atpE gene encoding ATP synthase F0 subunit C encodes the protein MAKAIVLAGSAMGAGLAMIAGIGAGIGQGFAAGKGAEAVGKQPEAQGDIIKTMLLGAAVAESTGIYGLVIAMLLLFANPLMKFLG